The following proteins are co-located in the Malus sylvestris chromosome 13, drMalSylv7.2, whole genome shotgun sequence genome:
- the LOC126596418 gene encoding ferredoxin-thioredoxin reductase, variable chain, with the protein MSIATVAAAASSSLSAAADVGQMKSFSFSFPSCWAVSFSHHKLTPTPPAHCPRRRKLSRRVICEVAAADVSPSTSSDEATAAAASSKIGARVTVKVPLKVYHVPRVPEVDITGMEGELKQYVGLWKGKRISANLPYKVQFVVDVQGRGAVKFFAHLKEDEFEYL; encoded by the coding sequence ATGAGTATCGCAACAGTGGCAGCCGCCGCCTCTTCATCCCTGAGCGCAGCAGCAGATGTGGGACAGATGAAATCGTTCTCATTttctttcccttcttgttgggcAGTTTCATTTTCACATCACAAACTCACTCCCACCCCTCCTGCCCACTGCCCACGGAGGAGGAAATTAAGTAGAAGGGTAATTTGCGAGGTCGCTGCCGCCGATGTATCTCCATCAACATCATCAGATGAAGccaccgccgccgccgcctCCTCCAAGATCGGAGCTAGGGTTACAGTGAAGGTGCCTCTGAAGGTGTACCACGTGCCCAGAGTTCCGGAGGTAGACATTACTGGCATGGAAGGTGAGCTGAAGCAGTACGTTGGGCTGTGGAAGGGCAAGCGGATTTCAGCCAATCTCCCTTATAAGGTGCAGTTCGTCGTCGACGTTCAAGGCCGTGGCGCAGTTAAGTTCTTCGCCCATCTCAAGGAGGACGAGTTCGAATATCTTTAA
- the LOC126596417 gene encoding katanin p80 WD40 repeat-containing subunit B1 homolog KTN80.3 isoform X3, whose translation MTTKRAYKLQEFVAHSAAVNCLKIGRKSSRVLVTGGEDHKVNLWAIGKPNALLSLSGHTSGIDSVSFDSSEVLVAAGAASGTIKLWDLEEAKIVRTLTGHRSNCISVDFHPFGEFFASGSLDTNLKIWDIRKKGCIHTYKGHTRGVNAIRFTPDGRWVVSCGEDNTVKLWDLTAGKMLHDFKCHEGQVQCIDFHPHEFLLATGSADRTVKFWDLETFELIGSAGPETTGVRSLTFSPDGRALLCGLHESLKVFSWEPIRCHDVVEVGWSRLSDLTVHEGKLLGCSYNQSCVGVWVVDILRIEPYAIGKASRLSGHSESKSLSVKETKSLGRLSVSQNSDLVKEPKIIASTGSFPVTPQRINLNSSPKTIAASSVAVPTVTTLKRSSTKTHSTANIPTFNKSDVIPVIVPRTSMRSELSAESRKEVGIAGRPLAFSLQSKATDLRKLSNSREEVDKPAVSSVSESPASKAIELSSAADKNGFSTVINSTREIHAEKNTKDDICFGPGKHETSSMMEPTASYQHESYEAPGHKVSGDAHFAEGQRGGRMRSIAVNWEKRERNSNYEGPTSNGTMGTASAPNITPLIAFKQRGYPTSTEKETVTASDEDAVADLLEKHNLFVGSMQSRLAKLQVVYRYWERNDVKAVLGAMEKMADHAVIADVVGIMTEKFDIVTLDICTCLLPLLTGLLESNMDRHLGISLEMLLKLVRVFGSVIYSAISASSSVGVDIEAEKRLERCNICFMELEKVKCSLPALTRRGGSIAKSAQELNLALQEIS comes from the exons atGACTACTAAACGCGCTTACAAGCTAC AGGAATTTGTAGCACATTCTGCAGCTGTGAATTGCCTCAAGATTGGCAGAAAATCTTCGAGAGTTCTTGTCACCGGCGGAGAAGATCACAAGGTCAATCTCTGGGCCATTGGGAAACCCAATGCCTTACTG AGTTTGTCTGGACACACCAGTGGAATTGATTCAGTAAGCTTTGATTCTTCAGAGGTCTTAGTAGCTGCAGGAGCTGCAAGTGGGACAATTAAGCTTTGGGATTTAGAGGAGGCAAAGA TTGTTCGCACACTTACCGGTCACAGATCCAATTGTATATCTGTGGACTTTCATCCTTTTGGGGAGTTCTTTGCATCTGGCTCCTtagacacaaatctcaaaatatgGGATATCAGGAAGAAGGGGTGTATTCACACATACAAAGGCCATACACGAGGGGTCAATGCTATCAGATTTACCCCGGATGGCCGCTGGGTTGTTTCTTGTGGAGAGGACAACACTGTGAAG TTGTGGGACCTGACTGCTGGAAAGATGCTGCATGATTTCAAGTGTCATGAGGGCCAAGTTCAGTGCATAGACTTTCATCCCCATGAGTTTCTGCTAGCAACAG GTTCAGCGGATAGGACAGTCAAATTTTGGGACCTCGAAACCTTTGAGCTAATTGGCTCAGCTGGACCTGAG ACAACTGGAGTGCGTTCTTTGACTTTTAGCCCGGATGGGAGAGCCCTACTCTGTGGATTGCATGAAAGTTTAAAG GTTTTCTCGTGGGAGCCAATAAGATGCCATGATGTTGTGGAGGTGGGATGGTCTCGATTGTCAGATCTTACTGTTCATGAGGGAAAGCTTCTTGGATGCTCATACAATCAGAGTTGTGTTGGAGTGTGGGTTGTAGACATCTTG CGCATAGAACCGTATGCAATTGGTAAGGCCAGCAGATTGAGTGGGCACTCAGAATCTAAATCATTGTCTG TGAAGGAAACAAAGTCTCTTGGAAGGTTATCAGTTTCTCAGAATTCAGATCTCGTTAAGGAGCCAAAAATTATTGCAT CCACAGGAAGTTTTCCTGTTACTCCTCAAAGGATCAATTTGAATTCCAGTCCAAAAACTATTGCGGCTAGTTCAGTGGCAGTTCCTACTGTAACAACCCTGAAGAGGAGTTCTACTAAGACCCATTCAACAGCTAATATTCCAACATTTAACAAGTCTGATGTCATACCTGTAATTGTCCCAAGAACTAGTATGAGGTCGGAGCTGTCAGCTGAGTCTAGAAAAGAGGTTGGCATTGCTGGAAGGCCACTGGCGTTTTCTTTGCAGTCAAAGGCAACTGATCTCCGGAAGTTGTCCAATAGCAGAGAAGAAGTGGATAAGCCAGCTGTGTCTTCAGTGTCTGAATCCCCTGCTTCTAAGGCTATTGAATTAAGCAGTGCGGCAGATAAGAATGGCTTCTCAACAGTTATAAATTCAACTCGGGAAATACATGCTGAAAAAAACACAAAGGATGATATATGTTTTGGGCCTGGGAAGCATGAAACAAGTTCAATGATGGAGCCGACTGCGAGTTACCAGCATGAAAGTT atgAGGCTCCAGGGCACAAGGTGAGTGGAGATGCACATTTTGCTGAAGGTCAAAGAGGAG GGAGAATGCGCTCAATTGCTGTAAATtgggagaaaagagagagaaattcTAACTACGAGGGACCTACTTCCAATGGTACCATGGGAACAGCATCTGCACCAAACATTACCCCTTTAATTGCG TTTAAGCAACGAGGTTATCCTACATCTACTGAAAAAGAAACAGTGACTGCTAGTGATGAGGATGCTGTTGCAGATCTCCTGGAAAAACACAATCTATTTGTTGGCTCCATGCAATCTCGTCTTGCCAAATTACAG GTAGTCTATAGATATTGGGAAAGGAATGATGTTAAGGCGGTTCTTGGTGCAATGGAGAAGATGGCTGATCATGCT GTCATTGCAGATGTAGTTGGCATTATGACAGAAAAATTTGATATTGTCACGCTGGATATATGCACTTGTCTTCTGCCACTCCTCACTGGCCTTCTAGAAAGTAACATGGATAG GCATTTAGGCATTTCTTTGGAAATGCTGCTCAAGTTGGTTAGAGTATTTGGTTCTGTGATCTATTCAGCAATATCTGCATCATCATCTGTTGGCGTTGATATTGAAGCCGAGAAAAG GCTGGAGCGTTGCAACATCTGTTTTATGGAGCTTGAAAAGGTCAAATGCAGTTTGCCTGCTCTTACCAG AAGAGGAGGATCAATTGCAAAGTCTGCACAAGAGTTGAATTTAGCTCTTCAGGAAATTTCATGA
- the LOC126596417 gene encoding katanin p80 WD40 repeat-containing subunit B1 homolog KTN80.4 isoform X2 translates to MTTKRAYKLQEFVAHSAAVNCLKIGRKSSRVLVTGGEDHKVNLWAIGKPNALLSLSGHTSGIDSVSFDSSEVLVAAGAASGTIKLWDLEEAKIVRTLTGHRSNCISVDFHPFGEFFASGSLDTNLKIWDIRKKGCIHTYKGHTRGVNAIRFTPDGRWVVSCGEDNTVKLWDLTAGKMLHDFKCHEGQVQCIDFHPHEFLLATGSADRTVKFWDLETFELIGSAGPETTGVRSLTFSPDGRALLCGLHESLKVFSWEPIRCHDVVEVGWSRLSDLTVHEGKLLGCSYNQSCVGVWVVDILRIEPYAIGKASRLSGHSESKSLSGGNLSVLNENAAKSSLGRLSISHNSDCLVKETKSLGRLSVSQNSDLVKEPKIIASTGSFPVTPQRINLNSSPKTIAASSVAVPTVTTLKRSSTKTHSTANIPTFNKSDVIPVIVPRTSMRSELSAESRKEVGIAGRPLAFSLQSKATDLRKLSNSREEVDKPAVSSVSESPASKAIELSSAADKNGFSTVINSTREIHAEKNTKDDICFGPGKHETSSMMEPTASYQHESYEAPGHKVSGDAHFAEGQRGGRMRSIAVNWEKRERNSNYEGPTSNGTMGTASAPNITPLIAFKQRGYPTSTEKETVTASDEDAVADLLEKHNLFVGSMQSRLAKLQVVYRYWERNDVKAVLGAMEKMADHAVIADVVGIMTEKFDIVTLDICTCLLPLLTGLLESNMDRHLGISLEMLLKLVRVFGSVIYSAISASSSVGVDIEAEKRLERCNICFMELEKVKCSLPALTRGGSIAKSAQELNLALQEIS, encoded by the exons atGACTACTAAACGCGCTTACAAGCTAC AGGAATTTGTAGCACATTCTGCAGCTGTGAATTGCCTCAAGATTGGCAGAAAATCTTCGAGAGTTCTTGTCACCGGCGGAGAAGATCACAAGGTCAATCTCTGGGCCATTGGGAAACCCAATGCCTTACTG AGTTTGTCTGGACACACCAGTGGAATTGATTCAGTAAGCTTTGATTCTTCAGAGGTCTTAGTAGCTGCAGGAGCTGCAAGTGGGACAATTAAGCTTTGGGATTTAGAGGAGGCAAAGA TTGTTCGCACACTTACCGGTCACAGATCCAATTGTATATCTGTGGACTTTCATCCTTTTGGGGAGTTCTTTGCATCTGGCTCCTtagacacaaatctcaaaatatgGGATATCAGGAAGAAGGGGTGTATTCACACATACAAAGGCCATACACGAGGGGTCAATGCTATCAGATTTACCCCGGATGGCCGCTGGGTTGTTTCTTGTGGAGAGGACAACACTGTGAAG TTGTGGGACCTGACTGCTGGAAAGATGCTGCATGATTTCAAGTGTCATGAGGGCCAAGTTCAGTGCATAGACTTTCATCCCCATGAGTTTCTGCTAGCAACAG GTTCAGCGGATAGGACAGTCAAATTTTGGGACCTCGAAACCTTTGAGCTAATTGGCTCAGCTGGACCTGAG ACAACTGGAGTGCGTTCTTTGACTTTTAGCCCGGATGGGAGAGCCCTACTCTGTGGATTGCATGAAAGTTTAAAG GTTTTCTCGTGGGAGCCAATAAGATGCCATGATGTTGTGGAGGTGGGATGGTCTCGATTGTCAGATCTTACTGTTCATGAGGGAAAGCTTCTTGGATGCTCATACAATCAGAGTTGTGTTGGAGTGTGGGTTGTAGACATCTTG CGCATAGAACCGTATGCAATTGGTAAGGCCAGCAGATTGAGTGGGCACTCAGAATCTAAATCATTGTCTGGTGGGAATCTCTCCGTGCTCAATGAAAATGCTGCTAAATCTAGTTTGGGCCGGTTATCTATTTCTCACAATTCAGATTGTTTAGTGAAGGAAACAAAGTCTCTTGGAAGGTTATCAGTTTCTCAGAATTCAGATCTCGTTAAGGAGCCAAAAATTATTGCAT CCACAGGAAGTTTTCCTGTTACTCCTCAAAGGATCAATTTGAATTCCAGTCCAAAAACTATTGCGGCTAGTTCAGTGGCAGTTCCTACTGTAACAACCCTGAAGAGGAGTTCTACTAAGACCCATTCAACAGCTAATATTCCAACATTTAACAAGTCTGATGTCATACCTGTAATTGTCCCAAGAACTAGTATGAGGTCGGAGCTGTCAGCTGAGTCTAGAAAAGAGGTTGGCATTGCTGGAAGGCCACTGGCGTTTTCTTTGCAGTCAAAGGCAACTGATCTCCGGAAGTTGTCCAATAGCAGAGAAGAAGTGGATAAGCCAGCTGTGTCTTCAGTGTCTGAATCCCCTGCTTCTAAGGCTATTGAATTAAGCAGTGCGGCAGATAAGAATGGCTTCTCAACAGTTATAAATTCAACTCGGGAAATACATGCTGAAAAAAACACAAAGGATGATATATGTTTTGGGCCTGGGAAGCATGAAACAAGTTCAATGATGGAGCCGACTGCGAGTTACCAGCATGAAAGTT atgAGGCTCCAGGGCACAAGGTGAGTGGAGATGCACATTTTGCTGAAGGTCAAAGAGGAG GGAGAATGCGCTCAATTGCTGTAAATtgggagaaaagagagagaaattcTAACTACGAGGGACCTACTTCCAATGGTACCATGGGAACAGCATCTGCACCAAACATTACCCCTTTAATTGCG TTTAAGCAACGAGGTTATCCTACATCTACTGAAAAAGAAACAGTGACTGCTAGTGATGAGGATGCTGTTGCAGATCTCCTGGAAAAACACAATCTATTTGTTGGCTCCATGCAATCTCGTCTTGCCAAATTACAG GTAGTCTATAGATATTGGGAAAGGAATGATGTTAAGGCGGTTCTTGGTGCAATGGAGAAGATGGCTGATCATGCT GTCATTGCAGATGTAGTTGGCATTATGACAGAAAAATTTGATATTGTCACGCTGGATATATGCACTTGTCTTCTGCCACTCCTCACTGGCCTTCTAGAAAGTAACATGGATAG GCATTTAGGCATTTCTTTGGAAATGCTGCTCAAGTTGGTTAGAGTATTTGGTTCTGTGATCTATTCAGCAATATCTGCATCATCATCTGTTGGCGTTGATATTGAAGCCGAGAAAAG GCTGGAGCGTTGCAACATCTGTTTTATGGAGCTTGAAAAGGTCAAATGCAGTTTGCCTGCTCTTACCAG AGGAGGATCAATTGCAAAGTCTGCACAAGAGTTGAATTTAGCTCTTCAGGAAATTTCATGA
- the LOC126596417 gene encoding katanin p80 WD40 repeat-containing subunit B1 homolog KTN80.4 isoform X1 encodes MTTKRAYKLQEFVAHSAAVNCLKIGRKSSRVLVTGGEDHKVNLWAIGKPNALLSLSGHTSGIDSVSFDSSEVLVAAGAASGTIKLWDLEEAKIVRTLTGHRSNCISVDFHPFGEFFASGSLDTNLKIWDIRKKGCIHTYKGHTRGVNAIRFTPDGRWVVSCGEDNTVKLWDLTAGKMLHDFKCHEGQVQCIDFHPHEFLLATGSADRTVKFWDLETFELIGSAGPETTGVRSLTFSPDGRALLCGLHESLKVFSWEPIRCHDVVEVGWSRLSDLTVHEGKLLGCSYNQSCVGVWVVDILRIEPYAIGKASRLSGHSESKSLSGGNLSVLNENAAKSSLGRLSISHNSDCLVKETKSLGRLSVSQNSDLVKEPKIIASTGSFPVTPQRINLNSSPKTIAASSVAVPTVTTLKRSSTKTHSTANIPTFNKSDVIPVIVPRTSMRSELSAESRKEVGIAGRPLAFSLQSKATDLRKLSNSREEVDKPAVSSVSESPASKAIELSSAADKNGFSTVINSTREIHAEKNTKDDICFGPGKHETSSMMEPTASYQHESYEAPGHKVSGDAHFAEGQRGGRMRSIAVNWEKRERNSNYEGPTSNGTMGTASAPNITPLIAFKQRGYPTSTEKETVTASDEDAVADLLEKHNLFVGSMQSRLAKLQVVYRYWERNDVKAVLGAMEKMADHAVIADVVGIMTEKFDIVTLDICTCLLPLLTGLLESNMDRHLGISLEMLLKLVRVFGSVIYSAISASSSVGVDIEAEKRLERCNICFMELEKVKCSLPALTRRGGSIAKSAQELNLALQEIS; translated from the exons atGACTACTAAACGCGCTTACAAGCTAC AGGAATTTGTAGCACATTCTGCAGCTGTGAATTGCCTCAAGATTGGCAGAAAATCTTCGAGAGTTCTTGTCACCGGCGGAGAAGATCACAAGGTCAATCTCTGGGCCATTGGGAAACCCAATGCCTTACTG AGTTTGTCTGGACACACCAGTGGAATTGATTCAGTAAGCTTTGATTCTTCAGAGGTCTTAGTAGCTGCAGGAGCTGCAAGTGGGACAATTAAGCTTTGGGATTTAGAGGAGGCAAAGA TTGTTCGCACACTTACCGGTCACAGATCCAATTGTATATCTGTGGACTTTCATCCTTTTGGGGAGTTCTTTGCATCTGGCTCCTtagacacaaatctcaaaatatgGGATATCAGGAAGAAGGGGTGTATTCACACATACAAAGGCCATACACGAGGGGTCAATGCTATCAGATTTACCCCGGATGGCCGCTGGGTTGTTTCTTGTGGAGAGGACAACACTGTGAAG TTGTGGGACCTGACTGCTGGAAAGATGCTGCATGATTTCAAGTGTCATGAGGGCCAAGTTCAGTGCATAGACTTTCATCCCCATGAGTTTCTGCTAGCAACAG GTTCAGCGGATAGGACAGTCAAATTTTGGGACCTCGAAACCTTTGAGCTAATTGGCTCAGCTGGACCTGAG ACAACTGGAGTGCGTTCTTTGACTTTTAGCCCGGATGGGAGAGCCCTACTCTGTGGATTGCATGAAAGTTTAAAG GTTTTCTCGTGGGAGCCAATAAGATGCCATGATGTTGTGGAGGTGGGATGGTCTCGATTGTCAGATCTTACTGTTCATGAGGGAAAGCTTCTTGGATGCTCATACAATCAGAGTTGTGTTGGAGTGTGGGTTGTAGACATCTTG CGCATAGAACCGTATGCAATTGGTAAGGCCAGCAGATTGAGTGGGCACTCAGAATCTAAATCATTGTCTGGTGGGAATCTCTCCGTGCTCAATGAAAATGCTGCTAAATCTAGTTTGGGCCGGTTATCTATTTCTCACAATTCAGATTGTTTAGTGAAGGAAACAAAGTCTCTTGGAAGGTTATCAGTTTCTCAGAATTCAGATCTCGTTAAGGAGCCAAAAATTATTGCAT CCACAGGAAGTTTTCCTGTTACTCCTCAAAGGATCAATTTGAATTCCAGTCCAAAAACTATTGCGGCTAGTTCAGTGGCAGTTCCTACTGTAACAACCCTGAAGAGGAGTTCTACTAAGACCCATTCAACAGCTAATATTCCAACATTTAACAAGTCTGATGTCATACCTGTAATTGTCCCAAGAACTAGTATGAGGTCGGAGCTGTCAGCTGAGTCTAGAAAAGAGGTTGGCATTGCTGGAAGGCCACTGGCGTTTTCTTTGCAGTCAAAGGCAACTGATCTCCGGAAGTTGTCCAATAGCAGAGAAGAAGTGGATAAGCCAGCTGTGTCTTCAGTGTCTGAATCCCCTGCTTCTAAGGCTATTGAATTAAGCAGTGCGGCAGATAAGAATGGCTTCTCAACAGTTATAAATTCAACTCGGGAAATACATGCTGAAAAAAACACAAAGGATGATATATGTTTTGGGCCTGGGAAGCATGAAACAAGTTCAATGATGGAGCCGACTGCGAGTTACCAGCATGAAAGTT atgAGGCTCCAGGGCACAAGGTGAGTGGAGATGCACATTTTGCTGAAGGTCAAAGAGGAG GGAGAATGCGCTCAATTGCTGTAAATtgggagaaaagagagagaaattcTAACTACGAGGGACCTACTTCCAATGGTACCATGGGAACAGCATCTGCACCAAACATTACCCCTTTAATTGCG TTTAAGCAACGAGGTTATCCTACATCTACTGAAAAAGAAACAGTGACTGCTAGTGATGAGGATGCTGTTGCAGATCTCCTGGAAAAACACAATCTATTTGTTGGCTCCATGCAATCTCGTCTTGCCAAATTACAG GTAGTCTATAGATATTGGGAAAGGAATGATGTTAAGGCGGTTCTTGGTGCAATGGAGAAGATGGCTGATCATGCT GTCATTGCAGATGTAGTTGGCATTATGACAGAAAAATTTGATATTGTCACGCTGGATATATGCACTTGTCTTCTGCCACTCCTCACTGGCCTTCTAGAAAGTAACATGGATAG GCATTTAGGCATTTCTTTGGAAATGCTGCTCAAGTTGGTTAGAGTATTTGGTTCTGTGATCTATTCAGCAATATCTGCATCATCATCTGTTGGCGTTGATATTGAAGCCGAGAAAAG GCTGGAGCGTTGCAACATCTGTTTTATGGAGCTTGAAAAGGTCAAATGCAGTTTGCCTGCTCTTACCAG AAGAGGAGGATCAATTGCAAAGTCTGCACAAGAGTTGAATTTAGCTCTTCAGGAAATTTCATGA